In Rahnella aquatilis CIP 78.65 = ATCC 33071, one DNA window encodes the following:
- the cheW gene encoding chemotaxis protein CheW — MAGLATVAKIAGETVGQEFLIFTLGDEEYGIDILKVQEIRGYDQVTRIANTPAFIKGVTNLRGVIVPILDLRVKFAQEDVIYNENTVVIVLNFENRVVGIVVDGVSDVLSLSQDQIRPAPEFAVTMSTEYLTGLGSLGDRMLILVDIEKLLSSEEMALVDSVTKI, encoded by the coding sequence ATGGCAGGACTTGCAACCGTGGCGAAAATTGCGGGCGAAACAGTAGGTCAGGAATTTCTGATCTTTACTTTAGGCGATGAAGAATACGGCATCGATATCCTCAAAGTGCAGGAAATCCGCGGATACGATCAGGTAACCCGTATTGCTAACACCCCGGCCTTTATTAAAGGTGTCACTAACCTGCGCGGCGTCATTGTGCCGATCCTCGACCTGCGCGTGAAATTCGCTCAGGAAGATGTGATTTACAACGAAAACACCGTGGTGATCGTACTGAACTTTGAAAACCGCGTCGTCGGGATCGTGGTTGACGGCGTGTCAGACGTGCTGTCGCTGAGTCAGGATCAGATCCGCCCGGCACCGGAATTCGCCGTGACCATGTCGACTGAGTACCTGACCGGGTTGGGTTCGCTTGGCGACCGTATGTTGATCCTGGTGGATATTGAGAAGCTGCTGAGCAGTGAAGAAATGGCGTTGGTAGATTCGGTGACGAAAATCTAA
- a CDS encoding Hcp family type VI secretion system effector produces the protein MAIPAYLWLKDDGGADIRGSVDVAGREGSIEILGLNHGVSIQTDNATGKPTATREHSPYSFDKEIDASSPYLYKAVTSGQKLHSADVKFYRINDAGQEVEYFSALMEGVTVVSVGPMMYDVKSQYGEKRSHLEAVELIYEKITWRYVDGNIIHSDSWNERVTA, from the coding sequence ATGGCTATTCCAGCTTATCTATGGCTCAAAGACGACGGCGGCGCGGACATTCGCGGCTCTGTAGACGTTGCGGGCCGTGAAGGCAGTATCGAGATCCTCGGCCTGAATCATGGCGTCAGTATTCAAACCGACAACGCCACGGGCAAACCTACCGCTACCCGCGAACATTCCCCTTACAGTTTTGACAAGGAGATCGACGCCTCCAGTCCCTATTTGTACAAAGCTGTGACCTCCGGGCAGAAGCTCCACTCCGCTGATGTAAAGTTTTATCGAATCAATGATGCCGGTCAGGAAGTTGAGTATTTCAGCGCCCTGATGGAAGGCGTGACGGTCGTCAGCGTGGGGCCGATGATGTATGACGTCAAATCTCAGTACGGGGAAAAACGGAGCCACCTGGAAGCGGTCGAGCTGATTTACGAAAAAATCACCTGGCGTTATGTGGACGGGAATATCATCCACTCTGACAGCTGGAACGAACGCGTAACCGCATAA
- a CDS encoding tlde1 domain-containing protein: protein MTWKYEQSTGRLYNGSELVETGYSGSLTNKNNPDRQQVKGLGPLPRGTYRIAGHSTSKGPMTIILEQTSGDAFGRSLFRIHGERVDMPAGFASTGCIIMSRSTRRRVLREGGTLEVVR, encoded by the coding sequence ATGACATGGAAATATGAGCAAAGCACAGGCAGGCTGTACAACGGCAGCGAATTAGTCGAAACCGGTTACTCTGGCAGCCTGACCAATAAAAACAACCCCGACCGCCAGCAGGTTAAAGGGCTAGGGCCGCTGCCTCGGGGAACATACAGAATTGCGGGACACTCAACGTCTAAAGGACCGATGACCATTATTCTGGAGCAGACGTCGGGGGACGCGTTTGGCCGCTCATTGTTCCGCATTCACGGTGAAAGGGTTGACATGCCTGCAGGCTTTGCGTCAACGGGCTGTATTATTATGTCACGCTCTACCCGGCGGCGCGTTCTGCGCGAAGGCGGAACGCTTGAGGTCGTCCGATGA